The region CACTCTTCAAAAATCACTGATTGCAGTGAGAGAAAAAAGCGATAGAGATATTGTGCATTGTTTCTGAGGCGTCTTTTTCCATTTTCCCGCAGTGCATCACTAACACAGCCCGCACCCAAGGGATCTCCTCGTCCCTGCACATGCCTGATAAAGTGCTGAACTTTGTGAAGGACCACTTCCTCATGGATAGCGTAATCCGCAGCCAGCCTCTGCTGCTCAAACGAAACGTGCGCTACACGCAGCTCGCTGTGCACCGAGTACAGGCTCTCCACAACACATACGACGTGCTCTTCATCGGCACAGGTGAGGACTTAGACCACCGCATATAAAACTCAGCAATCTCAGTAAAACTAGAGTAGGCTTGACCTAATACAGTCTCAGTGAAACTGTGCCAAACTGTGCCAGATCAAgatcaaattgttttttttttgtttagcagCTTACTTTggagcaaatctgattttatacCAATATCCCTGCATTAAAGGCTCTCTCATTCTTGCTCCAGTCCCCATTAGGATTGAACCAAGGGATTTTAGACTTGAGAAATCAAGACTTAATATCAAGCAACATGTCTTTACTTTAGACATTCACACAGGTCTGTAACTACAGGTTGTGTGATTAAAGGggtagtacacccaaaaatgaaaaagctgTCATCATTTAGTCTTCCTTCAAGTTGTTCTAACCagtatgatttattaaaaaaaaatatctgcagAACTAAAAAGAAGatcttttgaagaatgtgggtaaccaaacagtttctggtcccatGACTTCTATAGCATTTTtctttcatactatggaagtaaaTAGGAACCAGTGACTatttgtttaccaacattcttcaaaatatcttgttctttttttcacagaagaaagaatctcacaggtttggaactacttgagggcgagtaaatgatagCAATTTAAATTTGGGGTGTACTATCCTTTAAAACAAGCTGTGTTTCAACACGGCAAAGTGGATCCATGAAAATATGGACTGATTTCAACTTTGAGACTTCACTGGGGAAAAATATTAAGgcctaaatttaagatttatgtatgaAATTTCCATCCATTTGGTTTACACAGTTTTAACAAAGTAAataacttaatgtgatgcatatttatcATTCATGCATAAATGAAACAGGTAAGACCTCCGtaatagtactaataaacaaaATGGCTTTTAACTTaacaataaccattttatttatcATCTATAAATCCAATTTCTTTCAATCTCATACATTTTCTAATTGAATAATGCTTGTTCCACAGCTAGGCATATTTTAATCATGTTCATTggttttaaatgaaaacacaaacaaatattattttcacaATTAAAGGTTTCATTTTGAATGTatgattattgaaaaaaaaaagcaaatagttAATATTAAACTATGTCatgattgtctgtgtgtgtgtttatttttacaattatgcaTGACATAAAGTTAATTAGTTTATGTTAAAATTGTGTAATCCAATTAGATggaaattttatatgcaattcaagCACAGAAATCTCAAATTTAGGCCTATTTATTTTTGGGTTGTGTTGTGGTGGAAAGAAATCTGTGAACTAACAAATATATCCCTTGTTGTGCTAATCCATTTCTAAGAGTTTTGACTAGCTACCAATTTTTTGTTTCATGAGATGGCTTCCATTAGTTTTGATTTTCCCAGCAATACTGTATGGCAACTAGCCACTTTCCACTTGTCACAACTTGCAGTATACTTGATGTTATGATACCTGTTAACAAAATGGCAGAGGCCCTTGAGTACAACGTCTCACATCACTTGTGTTATTTTTCAGATGACGGCAGGATCCACAAAGCCATCAACGTCAGGAACAAGATGTATATCATTGAAGAGCTGGTGATTTTTCCCGAGCCTCAGTCCGTGCAACACATCGAACTGGATGATGAGAAGGTACTTCATTTTACTCTTAAACTCATCGTTGCATTGCTATGCACACTGGAGAACGTAATGCATTAGTGAAATGACAGCGTGGCATGCAAACGGACCCTTCAGCCGTTGAGATAGTTAGGCCTGGAAGGGAGATAATTGCATCCCTGTTTCCTCTCTGAGGAACTGTGAACAGATGGGAAACAAACAGCGTCTGCTCTTTCTGTACACTACTCAGTCTATACTTTATCTGTATGTGTTACACCATAAGAACTATTTTAAAAAAGCTTATTACCACTGTCAGTGTAATTATCATGGATTAACATTTACTGTATTCATAACAAGCATCTTTCTACACCGGATCTATCATAGTTCTGTAGAGCAGACGTCCTGAGAAGGTGTCTTAATTCTGTTGTTTGCATTTTCAATAGGGGCTGTTGTTTGTGTCCAGCTATTCTGGGCTGGTTGAAATCCCTCTTGCCAACTGCTCCAACTACCAGAGCTGTGGAGAGTGTGTGCTGTCTAGAGATCCTTACTGTGCCTGGACAGGGAAGCAGTGTTCAAATATCAAATATGCGCTAACTAAGAGGTTAGTACATTTCCATTACTTGCTCTATCATCCAGTTATTGGACTTCAATTATTATAGTGACAAGTATAAACctgaatttaattacaattttaaactaTTAGCATACAGATTTGTttcacaaaacacaaattaatgcaTTCTAAAACTATGGTATACTGTGGTGTaacaaaaaaaaggcaaataataataaaaaaagaaaaaaatatgttttccttACACCATGAgttaatatgtttgtgtgtgtgtgtgtgtgtgtgtgtgtgtgtatatatatatatatataagaaacatttaataaaaaaacatgcatatatataattttatattagtattatttacaaAGCTACATTatgagcagccattactccagtatcaCATATCACATGATAcattattatcatatatatatcttattattatcaatattgaaatatGTTTTTGCTGCTAATTAACCATgccacatttttcaggattcttaaaataaaaacttcaaaagaacagcatttatttgaatgaaaaaactttgtaacattaaaaatattttattgtcacTTCTGATGAATTTATTGTTTAATCCTTGCTGAAAATTAAGTGTTACTTTGTTTAAAAAGATCTTACTGATCCCAGACTTGAACAGATGAATTTTTTTTCATCCCTGCTCTTTCCTTTATAGTCAATGGCAACAAGATGTAGATGATGCCAACActgcaatatgtaaaatgtcaATGGCTGGCCCTCGCTCTGTAAAACCAACCCCACCACGTGAGTAACAGCCACGCTTTACAATACCTAACCCCCATGTGAATCAATATTTGAAGAACTTATTTCCGAAAAACCACAAAGTGCTGTAGAGTGCATGAGGTTAAGACAAGCTGTTACAGTAACAAAAGCACCGTGGCATGTGGCATGACCAAACGCATTTACATAGCGCCTCCGGCAATGCGCTCTGATAGACTCTAAGTAACTGAAGTGGTTGCCTGGTGGTTTGCTTATATGCGAGATAAATGTTTGATTTACTAGTAACTAATAAGACCATCTAACCCACAGGTGTTCCATCATGCCATGTGATACAAATACCAGCCAATACATTTACGGTTCTTCCCTGCCAGCTGCGATCTAACTTGGCAGAGAGGCGATGGGAGTACAGTCACACCGCCGAGCGATTCGTCTATCCTAGTCCTGACGGCGGGCTGGTGGTTGTAGCCCAAGTGGAGAGGGAGGAGATCTACCAATGTTGGTCAGAAGAAGGTGGCTACCAACAACTTCTGGCCAATTATTGCGTCAAAGCAGATCACGAAAGCACCACTCTGATTGGACGTTCCCGAACGCAGTTTGTACCCCAAGGGGAAGCGATTATCCTGCCCGGGGAAACATGGTCGCCAGAAAAAACCAAAACGTACTGGAATGAGTTGATTGTTGTGTGCGCCTTACTCGTGTTTTCCCTGGTGGTCCTGTCGCTGTTCGTGGCATACAGGAACCGAGACAGGATGAAGTCCATGCTGAAGGAAGGTGAGTGCCCCAACATACAACAGAAGAAAGCACGAATTCCAGGGAAGCACACGGAAAGCCTTCCATTAAATGGCAACAACATCCCGCCCTCGGTGTCTGACCACAAGGGCTACCAGGCGCTCAATGATAACTACATCTGCAGCACTCCCACCCACGAGTGCTCCTCACCCGAGAACAGCAAGAGCTTCTCAGAATCCGAAAAGAGACTTTTGAACTTAAAGGAGAGCCACGTTGAGATCTCACCGACTTGCCAGCGGCCTCGAGTGCGGCTGGGCTCGGAGATCAAAGACTCGATCGTTTAAGTCTGTTTGggatgaatgtttaaaaaaagtggcCTCTGAACTGAACAGCACCAAGGGAGGGACAGACTGAAAATGACTGGAAACGTACCATCACTGGGTTTTGTTTTGCACTTTGTCTCCTCTCATTTTGTCTTGGTGATCTGTTCACATTTCTCAGTCACTGCCAAGTCTGTGAAGCACCCAGAGCCACGCTGAGTGGGAAGCAAGACACTTTGAAAAAGAATAGTGGGCATTGCGAGGCTCGCCGATCCAGTCGTCCCGCCCGGTCCGTCCAAAAATGTCTGGTGGCATCTGTGTGAAAGCAATACGATGCCCTCAGGGTTCATTAACCTGTCATGCTCCCATCTCATCCCTGCAGCGTAGAGTTGGTCACCCTGTGACCGAGAAGACAAAATTTCAAACTTAAGTCAACAATAGAGTCTCTGCTAAACATAGTGCCTGAAGTGAGATGATTAGCTGACATTTCAACACAATATAAAGCATAGTGGTGCATCAAAAGCTTTGATGATATATGCAAAACCTTTGCATAGTATATCATCACGACCTCAGCACATAGCAGCCATACTATGCAAATCACATAAAGGAGAAGTATCTTTTAGAGAGCTAACAAACAGCATATGACTGTCTTAGAACAATAAGTGATGCCACGACCTCAGTATTCTACACAGCTTCTCCTTGGTACACACGTTAAATAAAATATGCAAGTGAGATTGCGGCATATACAGTAAAGAGCCCGCAGGGGGGTTTCAGTGTGTAGAGAACTCCAAAGAAGGCATGTTAGCAATACTATGAGTATGTCCAAGGCACAAATTACATTCTGAAGATGCAGGAACTTGAATATCTCTGTTCCTTATCCCACTAATCAAAATCAGTTGCTATCAGTGATATACCAATTAAAGACcaatggttctcaaactttttgacTCCAAAGCCCTTCATAGTCCACAAGATCATTTGGGGAGCCCACTTTTCCAGTTGTCCATTATTTACTACTCATAATTTCTACCTGATAAAATTCTGTATATTCAATAGAAAAATACACATtgagtttttattaaattacacaaCCTTTCCAGGTCTAGAAATCTAGAAAATGAAATGAGGCTTTCTCATATATCTAAGGTAATTCTGGTTCTTCAAAGAGAAAGGAGGTGAACTGATATAGAAATAACTTGATGGTTAGTTTGTTTGActtattttagaatttaatttgTCTTACTTTAGTAGTcattttgagaaccactgatttaaagggatagttcatgcacaaattaaaatgaatgtcataatttactcaccatacaaatgtcaaatgaaagtcaatggcttcTAGTTTTTGACCCCACttggacaaaaacagttgaaataTTCTTCAAGATATAtctatttgtgttccacagaagaaaagaaaaagtcatacaagtttggaacaatctatgagagtgagtaaatgatgacagttttcaaTTTCAGCTGAACTTGAATTAGTGCATAATACAATAAATGGAAGTGACTAAACGTCTCGAGGTTGTTTACTGATTCAAATTGGTTGTTGTGCCAAAATTTTTTTAGTGATTAATTTCAGATCTCTTTGGATCTGTCAAGAACTATGTTCTCTTGACTCGAAAGTGTACTTTTTTCAAATTGAAGACAATTATTGCCATGTTGTAAATTCGAAAGATGTATTTGCATTCGGACAGAATGAAAACGTGTGGTTAAGACTTTACATGCCAATTTTACGCTAAGCTATGAGATCAATGCTCCCGAAGAGTGTAAAGTGaccagcagattttttttttccatgaaaaAGTGCCATGTTCACTGTAACACCTCAAGTCAAAGCAGGCTAACAGATGTTTTTGGGTGGGAGCAAtgacatatatgtatatgaaacAGCCCGTTATAAATTGTCAGCTGCAAGAGTGTCATATAAAAAAGTACAGTGCTTGGCTGCTGTAAAGCTCTGGGTATCGAAACCACAAAACAAGACACAAATGTAAGTTACTATAGCATAGAATCAACATAAGGAtccatgtaaaaatgtatattaacaacaaacacacacacaaaataaaatatataaaaaagtaaaattccAGTAAAATTCCCAAAGACAAGCATTGTATATTGCACCACAAATGTGCGTAATATTTCATCGTCATTGATCTTTAAAGAACACACAGACATCCATATTGTGAATGTAGTTATGTGTTGATTGAAAGTGTTCCAAAATGATTCTTTCAATAGAAGCATTGTGTCTTATTTAAATTTGTGCTGAATGTTTGAAAATGGGAGATTTACTTTTCCATGATCTGATGGACACTGACTTTGATCACAAAGttgtataattgtatttgtaAGGGGAAGTAGTgaatgatttttaatgtttttgacattgcttttttttcttttttttacagattgcattacaattctttttttccTGTTATATTTGCACAGAATGTGGAAATGGTTCAAAGCAAAATATCTGGGAATTACTGTTCTCTTGACATTGCTGTAGCAAGTACCAGTTGAATGGTTTTGTTAATGCCTCCGAGCTAGATTTTGTGAAAGGGTATGCGggaaaacaaatgtaatcttgtaGCCTTTTTGTGATTCAAACACGTGAACAAAAAGCAAACCTCACATGCATGTCTGCTCTGGTGGACTACACAGTAGGATTACCTAGTACATGTAAAGTCGCAAACCACTGTATATTGAATGGTCATCTGTGCAACAGTCCACTGCAAGAGTATGTCTccactgtgctaattaatatctACAGAGgtcccctaatatatatatatatatatatatatatatatatatatatatatatatatatatatatatattacacacacacaaaacacttacCGACTATATTTaaagcacaaaaaataaaatttatttgtaatattctaTAACTGTTTTACATATACTCAGACCTCTGAAAATCACTTTCAAAATAtcatgcaaaaataattaataatgttaGCAAATTTGCTTATGCTTTTCAGTACGTCTTCTAATTATTATCACTAGCGTGCCGTTTTACAGAGTAGACAATGTGAAAACTTCACTGTACATCAGCTGCTACCTACAAGCGGTAGATTTAGTCATGTATAGATAGTCATATACTCCCATATTTCAGTGCTGAACTAATTCAGACATAAGAGTTTCTGGACTGTAGTAGTCTGCTACACTCTTAAATGCTCAGATACATTCTTTATAATGGCACACCAAGATGCTCTGAACTATTGTAAGTTAATGTCTTGTAAACTTTAATGTAAAGGTGTATTTGTACATTTTGCTGCCAatgtaaagagaaaaaaatctgttgtaaaaggtgttttttttttgtattatacatcactactgttttgttgtttttattatattgtaaataaaagcactttaagtttaatttttttaaataaatgaaataaaaccacTGGTTTGCACTGATTCAACATTATTTACAGTGGCATAAAACTATCACAGTGCACTgctggtcaaaagtttgaactACTTAAGGTTTTTAAAAGCAGTCCTATAAATGCaagaatgcattaatttaatgaaCTATATAGtaaaactattatatattattatatattataatattgggacattattgttataattttattctttttaaaatacattttaaaatgtgatttattcctgtgattgatcaatttaatgtgtccttaaaGAATacaactttttcttttcttgcctaccccaaacatttgaaggtaCTATATAAGTATTTCCACAAAACATATTAAgcaggaaaatatatttttaattattattaataagaagattctgaagtatcatgttacactgaagcctggagaaatggctgctgaaagttcagctttgccatcacagtatTCACATcttacaataaaacatttatttaaactgtaacaatattaaatataataatataactgtATTTTAGTTAAGTAAattcaaccttggtgagcataagagacattttttaagttggtggttgccattgacttccatagtatttattttcctaCTATGGGCTTCAATGGGAACCACAAACTGTTAGATTACCAGCaatctacaaaatatcttcttttgtacttaacataagaaagcaactcatacaggtttggaacgacatgagggtgagtaaatgatgaccgaattttcatttttaagtgaactatccctttatttattaattaatttatttaagtgaactatccctttatttatttatttatttatatttatttatttattttggaaaatgtaaaaatggagAGTTTTCTGTGAGGGGAAATGTTTATAAAACGCAGTATAAAACTGATTACACCTAAAGATTGTTCCCATATAACAGAaacaatgtgtgtgttttgtgagtgtcagtgtgtgtgtgatttgattGCACTATAGCCAACCACTTACCACTCAAGGGATCTGATAAATTGTATGCATCCTTATGGTTTCATAGGTTCTCTTATCATAGGTTGATTTGTATGGACATTTCCAATAGAAATTTTAATATCCCTTCTTTAATTTTCTCAAgcacagggttattcaaatcttgccctggagggccagtttagctccaaccctgatcaaacccacctacctgtgattttctaatgatcccaaacacattaacaggctcaggtgtgtttgatcagggttggagctaaactctgcagtgcactggccctccaggttaagatttgaataaccctgcacTAGCACCTCAATAGAGATTTGCGCCATCTGCTCAAGTGCATGCGCTATTAACTTTACTGTAATAATGCTGCCATCATGTGGCCATTGTTGGTACTCGACACTGTcatccttttttatattttatatttcacaagCCGCAATGGTTATCTTGTTTTTCCAGgttaaataaagtaacaaacaaGAGGTGACATAATTAAATCAACACGATATTCATAGTCAGTTATGGTAACGTAAATAATTATTCCTCTCAGTTAATCCCGCtttacgtgcgtgtgtgtgtcacagTATCGAATCTGACGCAGGCTGAAGGTTAACTAAATCTTGTAAACTCTTTGAGTTAGTTTAAGACTTAGGTGCGGTGCACTGTTTGCACAATGACACGTCCAAAGGGAGAtgaggaaaaataataatagcctataCATTCAGAAAGGAATGCCTTTaggatatttgtttatttttgtagtttactTTGAGATATTTGTTAGCGTTTATTATGGCAATATGTGTGCAATTCGGCGACAATATCTCTGAATTGTAGGAAGACGAGAGTACAGGTAACAATAGGCTATGTGGCGTGGACATTACCAAACAAAGAGGGCAAATGCACGCCTATCTCAATGACTATCCAATGACACACTAACTTGAGTTCAACTTGTTAGAAGCTTGATAATGAGCGATCATCCAATCACTCAAGCCTTCCTCTAAATAAGCAGCCTGTAGGTTCAGCGCGAGGTTTCTGCGCACCTGTTGGTGATGTACATGTTAGCTCACGAACCTTTAGCGTTCATTTCTCTTCACACTTTCGTCTTTTCTTTTCGTCTTATTATCACTTCCACGTTTTCGGTGCATTATCTCTTTACACAGGTGTATTTTGTATAACCGTTTGTTTGTCCTCGTTCAATGAAAATATGAACCAAGCTGATCTTCGGAGACTTTTCGCGGCATGTGATGGGAATAAGTCGGGAAGAGTCGAATACGAGGACTTCACCACTGTTTGCCGAGAGCTAAATGTTCCTGCCGACGAGATTAGGACATTATTCAACAAGTTCGATCTGGACGGAGATGGATATATTAACTTTAACGACTTTTCGTCGAGCTTTCATGAAGTTTCGGAAGCCCTCAATTTGGCTTTGTTGGGAAACAGTTTGCAAAGTCAGAGAAGCGCTTGGGATGAGTTTGAAAACACGTTAGACGGAGATGTGGCCTTTTATTTGGGAAGGTAGCTATATTTTCAGATTCGCTTATTTTGATAAACATTAACTGATAAAAATGAAGCCAAAAGAAGATTTGATCTCTTTTTAAAGACGTTTTAAAACACTTAAGTTAAACCGTTAAGTAGCATATTCCTTAGGGTTAGGCTACTAAATTTGGCCTGAGTTTCACTAATGtggaaatgttatttaaaataaattgttttttaatttgtccttttatttatttttttcattcatcttATTTTTGGGGGGGACTAATCTGTTCACAGAAGTGAGCTAAATCTAAAAGACTAAATCTGCTTTTGTTtattaaagtatacttttatttttaaagtggaaGATGCAGAAAGCTATGTTAGGTTTAGTTTACAGTATCTTATAACTAGCTGTATATGAAACGGTAGTCTATGCAGTGTCCATATTTAGGTAAACGTGTCTATACGGTTTGTTTATATAGCTACATAAAGTTGACTttataaatacacttttttttttttttttttttgctgtgtcaTGTTTATCTGATTTGATATTAAGCGATCTTGAGTTCgctgaaaagtgctatataaaatcaaatatttattattttcatgccagTATCTGACCTGACAGCTGGATTAATTTTTTTCATCCAGTCACATTTTATTTCGCTGCTTTCTTTTTCTGGTGTCTGCAGACAATGGGATGAATTGAGGGAGTTGTATGAACAGATCCACTCCACCACAGATGAGCTGTTATTGCAGCGATATGAGGATCTCATCAAGGCTCTTGTAGCTGAGAGCAAAGAGCACAGGATGGAGATTGAACAACTCGAGTCTAGTCTGCGAAGGTGAGCGGAGCATTTCCAGGATCCAGCTGGGATGTTGTGGTGAATCACCATGTACAAACAGCTGGTTTGGCTCTTTCAGATTGTCATGACTGGCTGATATGTCATAATTGCACCCTGATATAAATGTCATGCACCTTTAAATCTTTGAAAGAGCATTTTAAggcaattttaataataaagggCTTTAAGTATTTTAAACTTGTCATCTTGCTGCCCCTTGAATATTTTCAGGATTGACACCATTATAGAATTTAACAATACGGCAGCATGTGTGATAAGATTGTAATGTTCAATATCAGATTAATGAATCAACAACTATGAACTTtgcatgcattgcattttatggaggacggaagcactgggctttttttttttttgtccaggaAGTGTTTCTTCTGTTTTAAGAATTTAAAGAATTCAGGTTACAAAGCTTTCATTGTTAAAACGAAGAAAAGTTCTATCATTTCTGAGGAAGGAGGAAACTGAAAATTAGGCTTGAGTTACTAAGCTTGTCATTCTCCATGTCGAAACTTATTTGTGGTTCTGTAGGTGTGGATGTTTCTACAGCGAGATCTAGTCCTGGCCTTTTACTGTGTGTTTAGCACTGCTTGTTTCACCTCAGGTCTACCTTACACAGTTGCGGCTTCTCAAGAGCCCTACCTTCGTTCCTCCCTTCCCTTTCGTCAGAGGTTTGCTCAACTGCACCCGCTTGATGATTACGATAAGACTCCAGCTTaagggagtgttttttttttgtttttgttttttttccatctcTCCAGTAGTAGCTCCTCAGGGAACATTTCTTTTGAGATCTGGGTGTAGGTGCATCTGGAAGCATTAAAGGGTATCCTAAGACCAAGGCTGGTTGTTTCAAAATGCtttctggataaaaaaaaaaaaagactttaaagtTGACGTTTGGTTCTGAAAAGTTATGCCTTATGCTTTTTGCTGTGAACAGGACAGAGGAACTGACCAGCAGTCAGTTAGCAGAGATGGAGGAGGACTTGCAACAGCAACTGGCCCGCACAGAAGAAATGGTCCGAGAAGAGGTGAGAAGTCAGACAAGTTCAGTGATTATGAATTGGCGCATTTGTGTACATTCATTTATTGGATCTGAATGCAGATGCAGATTAATGCAAAAGTAAAAGATACTTTTCTGCCGTACATTgacaccgaaaaaaaaaaaaatttgatttgaacAGTGTtcttaaatactattaaaaacgAAGACCAATTAACATGCATAAACATGCGTTTACATGTGCGTAATTCTGTCTAGGTAAATGAAAAGTGGCATTTCAGATTCAACTTTGTACTTGGTGGTTCACCTTTTATTCTTGAAGCCCAGTGAGATGTTTTTAACAGGA is a window of Carassius carassius chromosome 23, fCarCar2.1, whole genome shotgun sequence DNA encoding:
- the LOC132101433 gene encoding semaphorin-4B-like yields the protein MSARKSGEKTHRDTKKKMWTLNMTRVSILFLLHVLLVEWGQAAEDDVTPRLSFSYNANERSAKRFSPNGVFNYTSLLLSKEDNMLYVGARETLFALNITDISRTQLQRNLTWSTPQKKREECSFKGKDLQIDCFNYIKILLRVNSTHLYVCGTYAFSPICAYINTSDFSLVRNEMGEIITEDGRSRCPFNPEYKSTAIMADGELYAGTVSNFQGNEPIIYKSLGQGTALKTENSLNWLQDPAFVGSAYIQESLPKGNAVGDDDKIYFFFSEAGKEFDFFDNTIVSRIARVCKGDKGGERVLQKKWTTFLKAQLLCSLPDDGFPFNIIQDMFVLTPSKEAWKSTVFYGVFTSQWYKGASGSSAVCAFTMDQVEEAFNGRYREVNRETQQWYTYNHPVPEPRPGACITNTARTQGISSSLHMPDKVLNFVKDHFLMDSVIRSQPLLLKRNVRYTQLAVHRVQALHNTYDVLFIGTDDGRIHKAINVRNKMYIIEELVIFPEPQSVQHIELDDEKGLLFVSSYSGLVEIPLANCSNYQSCGECVLSRDPYCAWTGKQCSNIKYALTKSQWQQDVDDANTAICKMSMAGPRSVKPTPPRVPSCHVIQIPANTFTVLPCQLRSNLAERRWEYSHTAERFVYPSPDGGLVVVAQVEREEIYQCWSEEGGYQQLLANYCVKADHESTTLIGRSRTQFVPQGEAIILPGETWSPEKTKTYWNELIVVCALLVFSLVVLSLFVAYRNRDRMKSMLKEGECPNIQQKKARIPGKHTESLPLNGNNIPPSVSDHKGYQALNDNYICSTPTHECSSPENSKSFSESEKRLLNLKESHVEISPTCQRPRVRLGSEIKDSIV